One window of Papaver somniferum cultivar HN1 chromosome 9, ASM357369v1, whole genome shotgun sequence genomic DNA carries:
- the LOC113310994 gene encoding F-box protein At3g07870-like: protein MVRFNILPKDIMIEILIRLPTQSVLKCKLVSKQWRDLIHHPSFSQLHLNYLNHSDAHADAGKLNYIFSTMGIEKQFYYTEYDDENFHETTPFSRQTRIKLDPPFIDNYILSSCDGLICFNARCNKEEFYYEPAYICNPITREYIILPKLEEEHMIDLLFGFGYNSSTNEYKVVRIYNSKREPNVGIIQVYTLGSGNGWRNVGKMNMDIKHLGQCAGAFANEALHWVDQERNIILAFHLTDEKFSELPPPPPCLTRAGVPYLVLGLGVLGDFLSATFYFNAGDCNMWLLKKNKDTDTDLSWSKEFSFDSYIHLPFDFMKSGRLLCCGRGKIVSYDPKASSAEMDVSFGKSISAAIPHKNTLVSLKVLGEKDTKTMESGESTSSSEETESSDKLKKP from the coding sequence ATGGTGAGGTTTAACATTCTACCAAAGGATATCATGATAGAAATTCTAATTCGTCTACCAACTCAATCTGTTTTGAAGTGTAAATTGGTATCCAAACAATGGAGAGATCTTATTCATCATCCATCCTTCTCTCAATTGCACTTGAATTATCTCAATCATTCTGATGCTCATGCTGATGCTGGTAAGTTAAATTACATATTTTCTACAATGGGTATTGAAAAACAGTTCTATTATACTGAGTATGATgatgagaattttcatgagacaaCACCCTTTAGTAGACAAACAAGGATTAAGTTGGACCCTCCATTTATTGATAACTATATTCTTAgttcatgtgatggtttgattTGTTTCAATGCGCGCTGTAATAAGGAGGAATTTTATTATGAACCTGCCTATATCTGCAATCCCATTACCAGAGAGTACATTATCCTTCCTAAATTGGAAGAGGAACACATGATAGACTTGCTATTCGGATTTGGTTACAATTCGTCGAcgaatgagtacaaggttgttagaaTTTATAACTCCAAGAGAGAGCCAAATGTTGGAATTATTCAGGTATATACTCTTGGCAGCGGCAATGGGTGGAGAAATGTGGGAAAGATGAACATGGACATAAAACATCTTGGACAATGTGCTGGTGCGTTTGCGAATGAAGCTCTTCATTGGGTAGACCAGGAAAGAAACATTATTCTTGCTTTCCATCTGACTGATGAAAAGTTTAGTGAACTTCCACCGCCACCACCTTGTTTGACACGAGCTGGGGTTCCATATCTTGTTTTGGGACTAGGGGTTTTGGGTGATTTTCTGAGTGCTACTTTTTATTTCAATGCTGGTGATTGTAACATGTGGttattgaagaagaataaggatACTGATACTGACTTAAGCTGGAGTAAAGAGTTTAGTTTCGACAGTTACATACACCtgccttttgattttatgaagagTGGTAGGCTTCTGTGCTGCGGGCGTGGCAAAATTGTTAGTTACGATCCAAAAGCTTCATCTGCCGAAATGGATGTGAGTTTTGGCAAGTCTATTTCTGCAGCAATTCCTCACAAGAATACTTTGGTTTCGTTGAAGGTATTAGGAGAAAAGGATACAAAAACAATGGAATCTGGTGAAAGTACAAGCTCTAGTGAGGAGACAGAAAGCAGTGATAAACTGAAGAAGCCGTAA